In Erigeron canadensis isolate Cc75 chromosome 6, C_canadensis_v1, whole genome shotgun sequence, the following are encoded in one genomic region:
- the LOC122603085 gene encoding ATP-dependent DNA helicase PIF2-like, with amino-acid sequence MVLNDVSIFLRSMGKRLQDIDLPHTSTDHLDTRSCRELQEETSIVVQDDHLRAIDSLNPDQKFAYDSIMRHIDGNCPRVFFIDGPGGTGKTFLYNALFAEVRSRGHISLATASSGTTANNMLAGRTTHSRFKIPLFLNNNSLCNISKQSGTAQLLRRAKLIIWDEASMAKRQAVEAFDRTMQDIIGVRQPFGRKIMVLGGDFRQVLHVVKKGTRAQIVDSSLRMLPLWPGIKKMCLTINMRARTDPWFLDYLLRIGDGEEEVIDGIFIRILI; translated from the coding sequence ATGGTTCTTAATGATGTTTCCATATTTCTTCGATCTATGGGTAAGAGGCTGCAAGATATTGATCTTCCTCATACAAGCACAGATCATCTCGATACTAGAAGTTGTCGTGAGCTACAAGAAGAAACATCTATAGTTGTTCAAGATGATCATCTCCGTGCCATAGATTCTCTAAACCCTGATCAGAAATTTGCGTATGACTCAATCATGAGGCACATTGATGGTAATTGTCCTAGAGTGTTTTTCATAGACGGTCCTGGCGGTACGGGGAAAACATTTTTGTATAATGCTTTGTTTGCCGAGGTTCGTTCCCGTGGTCATATTTCCCTTGCCACAGCTTCATCCGGTACAACTGCTAATAACATGCTTGCAGGGCGAACAACTCACTCGAGATTCAAGATTCCTCTCTTCCTCAATAATAACTCCCTTTGCAACATTAGTAAACAAAGTGGCACTGCTCAGCTGCTTCGTAGGGCAAAACTAATCATATGGGATGAAGCCTCGATGGCTAAACGCCAAGCGGTGGAGGCATTTGATCGAACAATGCAGGACATAATAGGAGTAAGACAACCATTTGGAAGAAAAATAATGGTTTTAGGAGGTGATTTTAGACAAGTGTTGCATGTTGTGAAAAAAGGAACTCGCGCACAGATTGTAGACTCGAGCCTGCGGATGTTGCCTCTTTGGCCTGGGATCAAAAAAATGTGTTTAACTATAAATATGAGAGCACGAACTGATCCATGGTTTTTAGATTACCTATTAAGAATTGGTGATGGAGAAGAAGAGGTGATCGATGGAATCTTTATTCGAATACTGATATGA
- the LOC122603879 gene encoding serine/threonine-protein kinase BSK1-like: MGCCNSCFSRQPTSGKTNNNNNIINNQRHSPSNGKSSAAAAAAGFAGDSGGVPVFSEYSLLDLKGATNNFSSEFIVSESGEKAPNVVYKGRLQNRRWIAVKKFSKMAWPDPKQFADEAWGVGKLRHKRVANLIGYCCDGDERLLVAEYMPNDTLAKHLFHWENQTIEWAMRLRVALCIAEALDYCSTEGRPLYHDLNAYRVLFDENGDPRLSCFGLMKNSRDGKSYSTNLAYTPPEYLRNGRVTPESVSFSFGTVLLDLLSGKHIPPSHALEMIRGKNILLLMDSHLEGNFSTEEATVVFDLASKCLQYEPRERPNTKDLVTTLSPLQNKPDVPSYQMLGIPKHEEAPATPPHPLSPMGDACSRMDLTAIHQILVMTHYKDDEGTNELSFQEWTQQMRDMLEARKRGDLAFRDKDFRTAIDCYSQFIDVGTMISPTVYARRSLCHLMCDQPDAALRDAMQAQCVYPEWSTAFYMQAVALAKLDMHKDAVDMLNEAATLEDKKRAK, translated from the exons ATGGGTTGTTGTAATTCATGTTTTTCAAGACAACCCACATCaggaaaaacaaataataataataatattataaataatcaGCGCCACTCGCCGTCTAACGGAaaatcatcagcagcagcagctgcAGCTGGTTTTGCCGGAGACAGCGGTGGGGTGCCGGTTTTTTCGGAGTATTCATTGTTAGATTTAAAGGGTGCAACAAATAACTTTAGTTCAGAATTTATTGTATCCGAAAGTGGTGAAAAAGCTCCAAATGTTGTTTATAAAGGCCGTCTTCAGAATAGAAGATGGATTGCTGTtaaaaagttttctaaaatggcTTGGCCTGATCCCAAACAGTTTGCG GATGAAGCATGGGGAGTTGGAAAGTTGAGGCATAAAAGGGTGGCAAATTTGATTGGATATTGCTGTGATGGGGACGAGAGGCTACTTGTTGCAGAGTATATGCCTAATGATACTCTAGCCAAACACTTATTTCACT GGGAGAATCAAACAATTGAATGGGCAATGCGTTTACGGGTTGCTCTGTGTATTGCTGAAGCTTTGGATTATTGTAGCACTGAAGGTCGTCCATTGTATCATGATTTGAATGCATACAGAGTTCTCTTTGATGAG AATGGGGATCCAAGGCTTTCATGTTTTGGCCTGATGAAAAATAGTAGGGATGGAAAAAGTTACAGCACCAATCTCGCATATACGCCTCCCGAGTATTTAAGAAATG GGAGAGTTACTCCTGAAAGTGTTAGTTTTAGCTTTGGGACTGTTCTTTTGGATCTTCTGAGTGGAAAGCATATTCCCCCGAGTCAT GCACTTGAAATGATTAGAGGAAAAAACATTCTGCTATTGATGGATTCACATTTGGAGGGTAATTTTTCAACAGAGGAAGCAACTGTTGTTTTTGATCTTGCTTCAAAATGCTTGCAATATGAACCAAGGGAACGACCAAATACCAAAGATTTGGTCACTACACTATCTCCATTGCAGAACAAACCAGAT GTTCCATCTTATCAGATGCTTGGGATCCCAAAACATGAAGAAGCACCAGCTACACCACCGCACCCTCTCTCTCCAATGGGTGATGCGTGTTCAAGGATGGATCTCACAGCCATCCACCAGATATTAGTGATGACACATTATAAAGATGATGAAGGGACCAATGAA CTTTCTTTTCAAGAGTGGACCCAACAAATGAGGGATATGTTGGAGGCAAGGAAGCGTGGGGATCTAGCTTTTCGTGATAAAGATTTCAGAACAGCAATCGATTGTTATTCTCAG TTCATTGATGTGGGCACTATGATATCACCTACGGTATATGCAAGGCGTAGTCTTTGCCATCTCATGTGTGATCAACCCGATGCTGCTCTGCGAGACGCAATGCAAGCACAATGTGTCTACCCTGAATGGTCAACCGCCTTTTACATGCAAGCGGTTGCTCTTGCTAAACTAGATATGCACAAAGATGCAGTTGATATGCTAAATGAAGCTGCAACCCTGGAAGACAAAAAACGAGCAAAATGA
- the LOC122603084 gene encoding F-box protein At5g07610-like, whose product MRVGCDLCSHPMDDSDNRVSSSKRTMMRDHDGSVPSSSIREVVFNDDLLIEILLQLPVISRFFFKSVSKRWLSLITSPAFFNLRLTRFPYIHPPSGLFLQQINSEHNHFQHDFISLDSRIPAGKKKSSAFTFGCFGMDASNVEVLQSCNGLVLCVIRNDPGKICVYNPSINMFKMLPQVHGLKISRFMDNMRLGFDPAKSPHYKVLHIREIPKESSILTWIYFSERGCWIIGNSLPLQWYCGLFHRGVYWDDAIHWLDFKNQVRHFKLDVEHPHDTTTEPPKTLDRYSYKELFESCGCLLFACAGDPLNKHLNIYEMGNGYSGWSLKYIVKYEDSISTFFETWKKSTVKFRFDVLSIVLGEREDESFIVMKPCGKVVKYNLLLKTLHILCNMDTHLTKFHTFPFIASFAGV is encoded by the coding sequence ATGCGAGTTGGGTGTGATTTGTGTTCTCATCCCATGGACGACAGTGATAACAGAGTATCCTCATCCAAAAGGACGATGATGAGAGATCATGATGGATCAGTCCCTTCATCATCTATACGAGAAGTCGTGTTCAACGACGACCTTCTGATCGAAATCTTACTCCAATTGCCTGTTATCTCCCGCTTTTTCTTCAAATCCGTATCCAAACGCTGGTTATCTCTCATCACCTCCCCTGCATTCTTCAATCTACGCCTCACCCGCTTTCCATATATCCATCCCCCATCTGGTCTCTTTCTGCAGCAAATAAATTCTGAACATAACCACTTTCAACACGATTTCATCTCGTTGGATAGCAGAATCCCTGCGGGCAAGAAAAAATCATCAGCATTCACTTTTGGGTGTTTTGGCATGGATGCCAGTAATGTGGAAGTTTTGCAGTCCTGCAATGGTTTGGTTTTGTGTGTTATCAGGAATGATCCCGGCAAGATTTGTGTATACAATCCGTCTATAAATATGTTTAAGATGCTCCCACAAGTACATGGTTTGAAAATCTCTAGATTCATGGACAATATGAGATTGGGTTTTGATCCTGCAAAATCACCTCACTACAAAGTACTGCATATTCGAGAGATACCCAAAGAAAGTTCTATTTTAACATGGATTTACTTTTCAGAAAGAGGTTGTTGGATAATTGGTAATTCATTGCCTCTGCAATGGTATTGCGGGCTGTTTCACAGGGGAGTATATTGGGATGATGCAATTCACTGGCTAGATTTTAAGAATCAAGTTAGGCATTTCAAGTTAGATGTAGAGCATCCACACGATACAACCACAGAACCCCCAAAAACGTTGGATAGGTACAGCTATAAAGAGTTGTTTGAGTCTTGTGGTTGTTTGTTATTTGCTTGTGCGGGTGATCCTCTTAACAAACACTTGAATATTTATGAGATGGGGAATGGGTATTCTGGGTGGTCATTGAAATACATTGTTAAATATGAAGACAGTATATCGACATTCTTTGAAACCTGGAAGAAGTCTACTGTAAAGTTTCGTTTCGATGTCCTGTCAATAGTGCTGGGCGAAAGGGAAGACGAATCGTTCATTGTGATGAAGCCATGTGGGAAGGTTGTAAAGTACAATCTTTTGTTGAAGACTCTCCACATCCTCTGCAATATGGATACACATTTGACTAAATTCCACACCTTTCCATTCATTGCATCTTTTGCAGGTGTGTAA
- the LOC122605736 gene encoding F-box protein At5g07610-like: MDDSGNRVSSSKRPTMRDDDGHGSVTPSSVDQVMVNDDLVIEILLRLPVLTLIFFKSVSKRWLSLITSTAFFNLHLTRFPNIPPPSGLFLQQTNSDYDHFEHDFVSLVSGIPRGKLKKTSASPFVCFGSNASNVEVLQSCNGLVLCLMRSSATDKIYVYNPSINVFKMLPQVQRLTLEGFLDKYRLAFDPTKSPHYKVLRIRVKVTRPQNLFPTWIYSSETGCWRIGNTFHSSRFRGHFDNGVYWNDAINWINDRNRVMHFKLDVEHRVIITRTQLPETLHRKIHPKLFESRGCLLLAASDAYPHPKRLKIYERMNEYSWSVRYIIKYEDCIEASLKTWKMSTVGFHFNVLFMVVGEREEESFVVMDLLGMVVKYNLLSKTLHVLYGIHTNLTPISAFPFIASFAGV, encoded by the coding sequence ATGGACGATAGTGGTAACAGAGTATCATCATCCAAAAGACCGACGATGAGAGATGACGATGGACATGGATCAGTCACTCCATCATCCGTAGACCAAGTGATGGTCAACGACGACCTCGTGATCGAGATCTTACTCCGCTTGCCTGTTCTCACACTCATATTCTTCAAATCCGTATCGAAACGCTGGTTATCTCTCATCACCTCCACTGCTTTCTTCAATCTACACCTCACCCGCTTTCCAAATATCCCTCCCCCGTCTGGTCTCTTTCTGCAGCAAACAAATTCTGACTATGACCACTTTGAACACGATTTTGTGTCCTTGGTTAGCGGAATCCCCCGGGGTAAGCTGAAAAAAACATCAGCATCCCCTTTTGTGTGTTTTGGctcaaatgcaagtaatgtggAAGTTTTGCAGTCCTGCAATGGTTTGGTTCTGTGTCTTATGAGGTCTAGTGCAACTGACAAGATTTACGTATACAATCCATCcattaatgtgtttaagatgctCCCACAAGTACAGCGTTTGACATTAGAGGGTTTTTTGGACAAATACAGATTGGCTTTTGATCCCACAAAATCGCCTCACTACAAAGTACTGCGTATTCGAGTGAAAGTCACGCGACCACAAAATCTCTTTCCAACATGGATTTACTCTTCAGAAACAGGTTGCTGGAGAATTGGTAATACATTTCATTCTAGTAGGTTTCGCGGGCATTTTGACAACGGAGTATATTGGAATGATGCAATTAATTGGATTAATGATAGGAATCGGGTTATGCATTTCAAATTAGATGTAGAGCATCGAGTCATTATTACAAGAACACAACTCCCAGAAACTTTGCATCGGAAAATTCATCCAAAGTTGTTTGAGTCTCGCGGTTGTTTGTTACTTGCTGCAAGCGATGCCTATCCTCATCCCAAACGCTTGAAAATTTATGAGAGGATGAATGAGTATTCTTGGTCAGTGAGATACATTATTAAGTATGAAGACTGTATAGAGGCATCCCTTAAAACCTGGAAGATGTCTACAGTGGGGTTTCATTTCAATGTCCTGTTTATGGTGGTGGGAGAAAGAGAAGAGGAATCTTTCGTTGTGATGGACCTACTTGGAATGGTTGTAAAATACAATCTGTTGTCAAAGACTCTCCACGTGCTCTATGGTATTCACACAAATTTGACTCCTATCAGCGCCTTTCCGTTCATTGCATCTTTTGCTGGTGTGTAA